AAATATGGTTATGATTTTGAATGGATACATTTAAAGCTGAGCACTTTCACTATGAAAAGTAAAGATGAGTTGACTGGTTTTAAATTGACTTTATTCTCTGTGCATAATTCCTTGAATAGTGGAGCAAGGGTTCCCTGCAACTGTGagaaagctgtgaaaataagaaaatgttcGATTCAGAGAAGAACATACACAAGTTTCAATCTGCAGTACAAATCTGAAcagaacattaaaatatttttaaatcttgcTCCGTAGCAGAGGCTTTCAGGATCCTAAAATCGTCTTCATGAATTCTTCATCTTACCATTACAATGCGTCGGGGGGTCTGAGTTACCGAGACTCTTCAAGCACAGCTGTGACCAAAAATGTGATCATTCTGGCTCTTGGCTTTACCATCAACTATATCAATGGCACACTGATTCACGTCTTCAGGAAACACCAGGTCAGAATCCTGTCCTACTGTGTTCGTTATCATGATCAGAACTGTCACTGTGGTTATTATCGTGATCAATATCATCAATTATCGGTGATCACTGTTAGTAGCAGACAGACACGGACGGCTTAGAGTAACAAACGCCAGATGCTTTAATTGACCgattcctttcctctcctccctttcagATATTTTATGTGAGCCCTCGCTACATCCTGTTCATCCACCTGGTCTTGAATGACATGATCCAGCTCACTACGACTATCAGCCTGTTCGTCTTTAGCTATGTCTTCTACAAAATCAACACTTCCCTCTGTTGTCTCATCATTACCTTTGCGGTCTTCACCACCCTCAACACTCCATTAAATTTGGCTGTCATGGCCATGGAGTGCTACATCGCTATTTGCTTACCACTGCGGCACGCCGAGTTCTGCACCATCAAAAGAACATatattctgattggctggattTGGGCCTTGAGCGCAGTCTCGACCCTGCCAGATGTGTTTATTGTCCTGGCAACAGAGCCGGTGCATTTGTTTTACTCTGCCATTTTTTGTGAGAGGGACAACCTCTTCCGACACCCTGTAAGTTTAAAGAAGAGGGACGTTTCCTACATAGTTTACTTCATTGGTGTTTGGCTCACGCTCTTTTACACTTACTTCAAGATCTTCTTTGCTGCCAGAGGAGCTAAAGAGGCTAAATCGGGAGACGGAGGCGCAAAGAAGGCCAGGAACACAATCCTGCTTCACGGctttcagctgctgttgtgtATGCTAACCTATGTCGGCCATGTGTTAATAAAGGCTCTGTCGTACTGGTTCCCTAAACATTATGTACATGTGGTCTTTGTTTGTTATATCATCATCCAGATCCTCCCTAGGTTCATCAGTCCTATCGTGTACGGGCTACGAGACAAGACGTTTTGCAAGCACTTGAAAAGGTATCTGCTGCGTACAGTGGGAGCATGCGTCAAGCCACGGACCCCTGTGAAATTCATGTTCCTGTACTAGATAAGCGACTACACAGATGCGGTGCACTTTAGTCAAATGGCACTGAGAACAAATACATTGTGTGTAttatacagtacacatacagtatatgatacAGTAATGATTTTCCaataaactgaatgaaataCAAGTAATGTTTGGAGCCTACCACTATTTTAAACTACCTTTTGTTCCCCTTTTACGGTTATGTTGTGCATCCCAATTAAAGATGTTTTGACCTAAATCAAACCTTTCCCTGACCTTCACCCTAAAATTCAGTGATCCACGTCACGGGGACTTGCTTTTTGCCCCAGTAAGGAAGCTGAGTCCCCACAGcgactgtgtgactgtgtaaacagatttatgTCCCCGCAAGAGCATGAGTAATGcaagtacatacacacacaccttagaCCCATGACTGTTCTTGAATCCCATGACATCTGCGTTAACTTCTATATATGAAGTAATTTCAAAGAGATCAGACCTACTGTGTGTATGATTGCCATACCTCAACATCACCACGGTGGGTACCAATTCTTTCTATGTGTATAAAGAGACAATATATTGATTAATGGCCATTTTTGTTTGActattattgtgtgtgtgtatatgtggctCATTCTGTACGGTGAACTTTTATACAGACGTTCTTGACTCTATAAATGAAATGATATTAAAAATTCTAATGTTATAATGTTCCTCATTAACATGGTTTGAACCTCGTTAGTTTCACCGGTATTAAATTGCGTACTCACACTTATTCAAACTCAACCGGGGgggttttttgtatttttttttttttttggtgtttcaCCATAACAGCAAACGTTTACATGTAACAGCGGGAAAACCGCTGGCTGTCTTGTTTCAGGGTGCTGGttttg
This genomic interval from Xiphias gladius isolate SHS-SW01 ecotype Sanya breed wild chromosome 21, ASM1685928v1, whole genome shotgun sequence contains the following:
- the LOC120807170 gene encoding odorant receptor 131-2-like; its protein translation is MNSSSYHYNASGGLSYRDSSSTAVTKNVIILALGFTINYINGTLIHVFRKHQIFYVSPRYILFIHLVLNDMIQLTTTISLFVFSYVFYKINTSLCCLIITFAVFTTLNTPLNLAVMAMECYIAICLPLRHAEFCTIKRTYILIGWIWALSAVSTLPDVFIVLATEPVHLFYSAIFCERDNLFRHPVSLKKRDVSYIVYFIGVWLTLFYTYFKIFFAARGAKEAKSGDGGAKKARNTILLHGFQLLLCMLTYVGHVLIKALSYWFPKHYVHVVFVCYIIIQILPRFISPIVYGLRDKTFCKHLKRYLLRTVGACVKPRTPVKFMFLY